In Lytechinus variegatus isolate NC3 chromosome 18, Lvar_3.0, whole genome shotgun sequence, a single genomic region encodes these proteins:
- the LOC121405570 gene encoding uncharacterized protein LOC121405570 produces the protein MTRFINGFGATNKLLKCVQADLAEPLYMAGCRALGLVSKIITAPLWRCLEDKEIHILDLPQVYRKIEDALKRGAEHPQEFMEGLTQPLQDVEDDAIFKALILPCENDGLTATVLENILPALCKVMAAHSAHVAEVGEDERESSKSVAKHNKFPERVFAYLDQQMRTRPNTSLLVHEATIMFSLNKTGDWLKALSPQEADDIICSARKRARTLRSLFKERSEAIKQEKMKALEERERERERKEEKRRLDLEHFTQEINYYGLWQSEREVDEMLNTLSTPKQKMDALKAQLRFRQHVLRQIPPRPEVFLFSSKGVAHSWDVLSTNVKTLVHQAFTLPSASAPEGGLPLLVGKRVRRPKHKLF, from the coding sequence ATGACAAGATTCATCAATGGATTTGGGGCAACAAATAAGCTTCTCAAGTGCGTTCAAGCTGACCTGGCAGAGCCATTGTATATGGCAGGCTGTAGGGCACTTGGCCTGGTGAGCAAGATCATCACTGCTCCACTCTGGAGGTGCTTAGAGGATAAAGAAATCCATATCTTGGATCTGCCACAAGTCTACCGGAAGATAGAAGATGCCCTTAAGAGAGGCGCTGAACATCCTCAGGAATTCATGGAAGGACTGACTCAACCTCTTCAAGATGTGGAAGATGATGCAATTTTCAAGGCCCTGATACTGCCATGTGAGAATGATGGCCTCACTGCCACAGTGCTTGAAAATATACTGCCTGCACTCTGTAAGGTAATGGCTGCCCACAGTGCTCATGTTGCTGAAGTGGGGGAAGATGAGAGGGAGTCTTCGAAAAGTGTAGCGAAACACAACAAGTTCCCTGAACGAGTATTTGCCTATCTAGACCAGCAAATGAGGACAAGGCCGAATACAAGTCTCCTTGTGCATGAAGCAACGATCATGTTTAGCCTGAACAAGACAGGTGACTGGCTGAAGGCATTATCACCCCAAGAGGCTGACGACATCATCTGTTCGGCAAGGAAGAGGGCAAGGACACTTCGTAGTCTATTCAAGGAGCGCTCCGAGGCCATCAAGCAGGAAAAGATGAAAGCCCTTGAGGAGAGGGAgcgtgaaagagagagaaaagaggagaaaaggaggCTTGATCTTGAGCACTTCACCCAGGAAATAAACTACTATGGGTTGTGGCAATCAGAGCGAGAGGTCGATGAAATGTTGAACACCCTATCCACTCCGAAGCAGAAGATGGATGCTCTAAAGGCCCAGCTACGCTTTAGGCAGCACGTCCTGCGTCAAATTCCTCCAAGACCAGAGGTCTTCTTGTTCAGCAGTAAGGGTGTTGCTCATTCATGGGATGTTCTTTCAACAAATGTAAAGACCTTGGTCCACCAAGCCTTCACCCTGCCTTCAGCAAGTGCCCCTGAGGGTGGACTGCCATTGCTGGTTGGCAAGAGGGTAAGAAGGCCCAAGCAtaaactgttttaa
- the LOC121432242 gene encoding basic proline-rich protein-like, whose translation MTPPPRQKVAPADSRLRFGRAQPPGRGGCRCLPNPPVKDRRTGPGRPGTRPTSGKPRTASPMVPTPGTLRPRMTPPPRQKVPPADARLRFGRAQPPGRGGCRCLPNPPVKDRRTGPGRPGTRPTSGKPRTASPMVPTPGTLRPRMTPPPRQKVPPADARLRFGRAQPPGRGGCRCRPGPPVENPRTGPGRPGTRPTLGKPGTASPMAPTPRTLRPRQTPWPQVERPLPRHTAYNTRVNGKFAIEGDAGRPDGAAAEGPARPGQTEDGGSDGAHAGDPPPPDDPVLGENAPPGGPPAPSPAASRSAGQNRLQNPGMAGGRLGSAGGALSARCVEIRRSESPANSRVG comes from the coding sequence ATGACCCCGCCCCCGCGGCAAAAAGTCGCCCCAGCGGACTCCCGGCTCCGATTCGGCCGAGCCCAGCCGCCCGGTCGAGGAGGCTGCCGCTGCCTGCCGAACCCGCCCGTGAAAGATCGAAGGACGGGCCCCGGCCGCCCCGGCACCCGGCCCACCTCGGGCAAACCCCGGACGGCGAGTCCGATGGTGCCCACGCCGGGGACCCTGCGCCCCCGGATGACCCCGCCCCCGCGGCAAAAAGTCCCACCAGCGGACGCCCGGCTCCGATTCGGCCGAGCCCAGCCGCCCGGTCGAGGAGGCTGCCGCTGCCTGCCGAACCCGCCCGTGAAAGATCGAAGGACGGGCCCCGGCCGCCCCGGCACCCGGCCCACCTCGGGCAAACCCCGGACGGCGAGTCCGATGGTGCCCACGCCGGGGACCCTGCGCCCCCGGATGACCCCGCCCCCGCGGCAAAAAGTCCCCCCAGCGGACGCCCGGCTCCGATTCGGCCGAGCCCAGCCGCCCGGTCGAGGAGGGTGCCGCTGCCGGCCCGGCCCGCCCGTGGAAAATCCGAGGACGGGCCCCGGCCGCCCCGGCACCCGGCCCACCTTGGGCAAACCGGGGACGGCGAGTCCGATGGCGCCCACGCCGAGGACCCTGCGTCCCCGCCAGACCCCCTGGCCGCAGGTCGAAAGACCCCTCCCCAGACACACCGCGTACAACACGCGAGTCAATGGGAAATTCGCCATCGAGGGCGACGCCGGACGACCCGACGGCGCGGCGGCGGAGGGCCCGGCCCGCCCCGGGCAAACCGAGGACGGCGGATCCGATGGTGCCCACGCCGGGGACCCTCCGCCCCCGGATGACCCCGTTCTCGGGGAAAACGCTCCGCCGGGCGGACCCCCGGCCCCTTCCCCCGCTGCCTCGAGATCCGCCGGTCAGAATCGCCTGCAAAATCCAGGGATGGCGGGCGGGAGGCTGGGCTCGGCAGGCGGGGCGCTGTCGGCCCGCTGCGTCGAGATCCGCCGGTCGGAATCGCCTGCAAACTCCAGGGTGGGTTAA